The Bacteroidota bacterium region TCTGAATATCATTCAGAATCAGCAGTTGCTGTAATTGCTCAAGGGTTGCGGCATTTATATCCAGTGGATTCTCTTTATAAAACACCAATCTTTCTTCCAACAAAGTGAGGTCTACATCTTCAGTACTGAGATTCTCCGCAATACTTTCCATCTTCTGCTGCAACAAAGCATCCGAACCGTTAGTTTGCGCGAACAACGTGTATGAAAAAAGAAAAAGTGCTATAACGCCTGCCCTACTCATGCTTCGGGACATAAACAATTGCTATTTGCGGAGTATAGCCCAACACCTGGTGATACGATGAAGACAGGTCGATCTTAACTTGCTTAAGGCTAAGACCAGCTCCAAAACTAATTGATGATGGATTCGTGCCGATACCTGCTCTCAGGTATAAATTTTTCAAAATAAAATACTCGAGGCCTGTCCTGAATTGCGGCTGCTCATCTGTCCTTTTATTTACTTCAACAGCCAGTAATACCTTTTCTGAAAAAAGATATGATGCCCCGATCTTCATGATGGTCGCAACACGCTCATCATTATAATCGTTCAACCTGCTGCGTACGGGATTAAAAACATGAGCCCCGATAATGAGATCCTTTATCGGCTTAAACAACATACCCATTTCAATGGTCATTATACCTTTACTGCTATAGCCTTCAGCTATCTGTGCCTTGAGATAATCGATCTGCACCCCCGCCGAAATTTTTTCTCCAAAGGATTTTGCAATTGCCAATCCGTATTTATTCTCTGAATACAAATGATAACCAAGGCTGCTGGCTGAAATGCCGAATGTGGTGGTTCCTTTAAAAGGTAAAACCGCGGCAACGGATCTTAAACTCAACTCCGATATCAAAAACCTGTTCTCGTAATTTACCCCGGCGGAGATATCCTTAACAAATGCCAGCCCGGCCTGGTTATTGAAAGCCGACCAGACATCGGAATATATTACGGAAGTATTTCCCAAAGCGCCTGAACGGGCTCCTACAGGGTATGCAAACTGCGCGGCTTGAAGGAAAAGTGGTGTAAAGAGAGTAAAAAAAATAGAAAAATGAATTCTCATAAAATTCAAACAAAAGCATTCTGCATAAACCTTAACAAAAAACACAAAACTGATTACCGGTTACCGATCACTGATCACCGATCACCTATTATTCTACCCCACCCTGAACTTAAACTTATGTTGCTTAAGCTCTTCGTTGGCCTTTAATATTTTTGTCTTTAAATTTTCTTTGAACTTGCTTACTTCAGAAAGCAGCTTATCATCACCGGTTGCAAGTATTTGCACAGCAAGTATTCCTGCGTTCTGTCCGCCATCCACACCAACTGTGGCTACAGGTATTCCGGGAGGCATCTGTACGATCGACAACAACGAATCCCAGCCATCCAATGAAATTGTTGAACGGCACGGAACCCCGATAACAGGTATGGGTGTTAGTGCAGCAACCACTCCTGGTAAATGTGCCGCGCCTCCTGCACCTGCTATAACCACACGTATGCCCCGCATGTATGCATTCTTCGCAAAATCCATTACCTGTTCAGGCACACGGTGAGCCGACAGCGCGTTGATCTCAAATGGTATTTGAAACTGGTCCAATATTTTAGCAGCCTCCTGCATTACAGGCATATCGGAAGTGCTGCCCATGATTATACTAACTTTTGCTTGCATATGATCTTTGTTTGAGGAGATAAAAATAGCACAATTGCATTAATATACACACCGAAAACCTGCATAACTTTTATGAATGTGAATATATAAAACATCAGGCATATATGATCTAATGAACGGCTTTGCCTGAACTCATTTTTTGCAGAACCTTATCTCTGGCCACATCAGCAAACTTTCTGTTCTCTATTTTACTCTCCAGCCAGGATATAAAATCAAAATTCGCCAATGCATTCGACTCGAATGGGTCC contains the following coding sequences:
- the purE gene encoding 5-(carboxyamino)imidazole ribonucleotide mutase, whose product is MQAKVSIIMGSTSDMPVMQEAAKILDQFQIPFEINALSAHRVPEQVMDFAKNAYMRGIRVVIAGAGGAAHLPGVVAALTPIPVIGVPCRSTISLDGWDSLLSIVQMPPGIPVATVGVDGGQNAGILAVQILATGDDKLLSEVSKFKENLKTKILKANEELKQHKFKFRVG